The following proteins come from a genomic window of Miscanthus floridulus cultivar M001 chromosome 2, ASM1932011v1, whole genome shotgun sequence:
- the LOC136540453 gene encoding heptahelical transmembrane protein 4-like: MQNTPPPFSNKQVAQDNRQLSRMASTVTLEKTTTIQSDDAGVVGSPKTLRSPLLMKKEAKGRCCGHRCELVSYDKLPEFLKHNEFIVDHYRSEWPIKEALLSAFSVHNETINVWTHLIGFFVFLALTVCAATMGPTEYESSPHLATSFTGLANISGNAMVLRSYSADGAFLAMTMKAFRNVSVVETEAAAAAVLSAGGAAGHGRVPRWPFYAYLCGAMFCLLMSSACHLLACHSEHASYVFLRLDYAGITGLIVTSFYPLVYYTFLCDPFYQALYLGFITVSGAAAVAVSLLPVFERPELRWARAGLFACMGMSGLVPILHKMLVFGDRPEAVLTTGYEMAMGAFYLAGVVVYATRVPERWMPGWFDLAGHSHQLFHVLVIAGAYAHYLAGLVYLGWRDMEGC; this comes from the exons ATGCAAAACACACCTCCTCCATTCTCCAACAAGCAAGTGGCACAGGACAACCGTCAACTCTCGAGAATGGCTTCCACGGTGACGCTGGAGAAGACGACCACCATCCAGAGTGATGACGCAGGTGTTGTTGGATCGCCCAAGACCTTGCGGTCTCCTCTCCTGATGAAGAAGGAGGCCAAGGGAAGGTGCTGCGGGCACAGGTGCGAGCTCGTCAGCTACGACAAGCTGCCGGAGTTCCTCAAGCACAACGAGTTCATCGTCGACCACTACCGCAGCGAGTGGCCCATCAAGGAGGCGCTCCTCAGTGCCTTCTCCGTCCACAACGAGACCATCAACGTCTGGAC GCATTTGATCGGCTTCTTCGTCTTCCTCGCGCTCACCGTGTGCGCCGCCACGATGGGCCCGACGGAGTACGAGTCGTCGCCTCACTTGGCAACGTCGTTCACGGGCCTGGCCAACATCAGCGGCAACGCAATGGTGCTGAGGAGCTACAGCGCGGACGGAGCGTTcttggcaatgacaatgaaggcgTTCCGCAACGTGTCCGTCGTCGAAaccgaggccgccgccgccgccgttctgTCAGCGGGGGGTGCGGCGGGGCACGGCCGGGTCCCGCGGTGGCCGTTCTACGCGTACCTCTGCGGCGCCATGTTCTGCCTGCTGATGAGCAGCGCGTGCCACCTGCTGGCGTGCCACTCGGAGCACGCCAGCTACGTGTTCCTCCGGCTGGACTACGCGGGCATCACGGGGCTCATCGTCACCTCCTTCTACCCGCTCGTCTACTACACCTTCCTGTGCGACCCCTTCTACCAGGCGCTCTACctcggcttcatcaccgtctccggcgccgccgccgtggccgtctCCCTCCTCCCCGTCTTCGAGAGGCCCGAGCTGCGGTGGGCGCGGGCGGGGCTGTTCGCGTGCATGGGCATGTCGGGCCTCGTGCCCATCCTGCACAAGATGCTCGTCTTCGGGGACCGCCCGGAGGCCGTGCTCACCACGGGGTACGAGATGGCCATGGGCGCCTTCTACCTGGCCGGCGTCGTGGTGTACGCCACCAGGGTCCCCGAGCGCTGGATGCCCGGGTGGTTCGACCTAGCGGGACACAGCCACCAGCTCTTCCACGTGCTCGTCATCGCCGGAGCCTACGCGCACTACCTCGCCGGACTGGTCTACCTCGGCTGGAGGGACATGGAAGGGTGCTGA